One stretch of Aquimarina sp. Aq107 DNA includes these proteins:
- a CDS encoding SDR family oxidoreductase, producing the protein MSIKNQFGKKGWTPDRIGSLKDKTFVITGTTSGTGYEAAKILLSKGAKVVMLNRNPKKSEDTIATLKQELSDNIDVSNIRMDLAEQASVKKAAEEVLKTVPRIDALMCNAAIAQVPKQTLTVDGFESQLGVNHYGNFLLQALLYPRIEESKGRIVTVGSMGYNLGIKTIQFDDMNWDKNYSPNGVYSQSKLAQIMCVYELQDRLKKAGKTDVKAYACHPGASRTSLIKTSGSLVTRFVWQIMKLTPMVQSAEKGSYPELMCATEDDLDQKGFYGPTGRGYFKGPVGECSLEPHAKDKTVAKKLWEVSEKAIGLKWNL; encoded by the coding sequence ATGAGTATCAAAAACCAATTTGGAAAAAAGGGATGGACCCCTGATAGAATCGGATCACTTAAAGATAAGACATTTGTTATCACAGGTACTACAAGTGGTACAGGATATGAAGCAGCAAAAATATTGTTATCCAAAGGAGCAAAAGTAGTAATGCTTAATCGTAATCCAAAAAAATCAGAGGACACTATCGCAACATTAAAACAAGAACTTAGTGATAATATAGATGTATCCAATATACGTATGGATTTGGCAGAACAAGCTTCGGTAAAAAAAGCAGCAGAAGAAGTTCTTAAGACAGTTCCGCGAATCGATGCGTTAATGTGCAACGCGGCCATTGCTCAAGTACCAAAACAAACCTTAACCGTTGATGGTTTTGAAAGTCAGTTAGGTGTAAACCACTATGGTAACTTTTTACTACAAGCGTTACTTTATCCAAGAATTGAAGAATCTAAAGGACGTATTGTGACTGTAGGTAGTATGGGATATAACTTAGGAATTAAAACCATACAATTCGACGATATGAATTGGGATAAAAATTACAGTCCTAATGGAGTATATAGCCAAAGTAAATTGGCGCAAATTATGTGCGTCTACGAATTACAAGATCGATTGAAAAAAGCAGGCAAGACCGATGTTAAAGCGTATGCTTGTCATCCAGGAGCTTCCAGAACATCATTGATCAAAACTAGTGGTAGTCTAGTTACTAGATTCGTGTGGCAAATAATGAAGTTGACTCCAATGGTGCAATCTGCAGAAAAAGGTTCGTATCCCGAATTGATGTGCGCCACAGAAGATGATTTAGATCAAAAAGGATTTTACGGACCTACAGGAAGAGGTTATTTTAAAGGTCCTGTTGGCGAATGTTCGTTAGAACCACACGCAAAAGATAAAACTGTAGCAAAAAAGTTATGGGAAGTGTCTGAAAAAGCGATAGGGTTAAAATGGAATTTATAA
- a CDS encoding AraC family transcriptional regulator, translating to MKHFKTLSAYLEYLELPRPEHPMLSVFSSIRNNFLPCPKKSSPPITNDCYSISLKKIIKGSLTYGRTKYDFNNGALFFISPRQVLQWDNNMIFEQKGFSINFHEDFLKRTELANQIKKYGFFSYSVNEALHLSPKEEKLIEGIVESIDIEYQNNQDRFSKDIIISQLSTLFKYTNRFYERQFINRKDFSNDLLEQFNQQLESYFDSEQLQKIGIPSILQIANKLSVSQRYLSDTLKKETGKTSTEHLHLYLINEAKNILLNPSKSISEVAYELGFEYPPYFSRLFKNKEGISPSEYRKKYKMN from the coding sequence ATGAAACATTTTAAAACATTATCAGCTTATCTAGAATATCTGGAACTGCCTAGACCAGAACATCCCATGCTAAGCGTTTTTTCTTCTATTAGAAATAATTTTTTGCCGTGCCCTAAGAAGAGTTCTCCTCCTATTACCAATGATTGTTATTCTATTAGTTTAAAAAAAATTATAAAAGGAAGTTTAACATATGGACGTACCAAATATGATTTCAACAATGGTGCTCTATTTTTCATCTCACCAAGACAAGTATTACAATGGGATAACAACATGATTTTTGAACAAAAAGGATTTTCCATCAACTTTCATGAAGATTTTCTGAAAAGAACTGAATTAGCAAATCAGATCAAAAAATATGGATTCTTTTCGTACTCAGTCAATGAAGCACTACACCTATCACCCAAAGAGGAAAAATTGATTGAAGGGATTGTAGAAAGTATTGATATAGAATACCAAAATAATCAAGATAGATTTAGTAAGGACATCATCATTTCCCAACTAAGTACTCTTTTTAAATATACCAATCGCTTTTACGAGCGACAATTTATCAATCGAAAAGATTTTTCTAACGATCTCCTAGAACAATTTAATCAGCAACTGGAAAGCTATTTTGATTCAGAACAATTGCAAAAAATTGGAATCCCTAGCATTTTACAAATTGCTAATAAACTCTCAGTTTCGCAGAGATATCTAAGTGATACGTTAAAAAAAGAAACAGGAAAAACTTCTACCGAACATTTACACTTATACTTAATTAATGAAGCTAAAAATATTTTATTAAACCCTAGCAAAAGTATCTCAGAAGTAGCCTATGAATTGGGGTTCGAATACCCTCCCTATTTTTCACGACTATTCAAAAATAAAGAAGGTATCAGCCCTAGCGAATACAGAAAAAAGTATAAAATGAATTAA
- a CDS encoding sialidase family protein produces MKKIIFSFSCIIICSISIAQDNDCNYFGLSKPKTIPQDFNPEILNLKGSFKFNVEIKKCDEIYFTTIDSKENIYISNKNNGKWSEPKIASFSDPKYSDADPFLTKKGDRIYFISERPTSQNDENTDWNIWYANNENGMWGKPKPLPEPINSKEFDEYFFSISDKGNAFFSSNRADGQGSFDIYTVKVLDNNTFSEPKNVGRPLSTEKYEFDPYISNDESFIIFSINENGNSSLYYSYRNKKNNWTEPQNLGDQINITNQDFAPSLSKDGKFIFYSNNGKLKWVSSEIIRIPN; encoded by the coding sequence TTGAAAAAAATAATTTTCTCTTTCTCCTGTATAATAATATGTAGTATATCAATTGCACAAGATAATGACTGCAATTACTTTGGTTTATCCAAACCCAAAACAATTCCGCAAGATTTTAATCCTGAAATATTAAATTTAAAAGGAAGCTTTAAATTTAACGTTGAAATTAAAAAATGTGATGAGATCTATTTCACCACTATTGATTCAAAAGAAAACATCTACATATCAAACAAAAATAATGGAAAATGGAGTGAACCAAAAATTGCATCTTTTTCGGATCCAAAGTATAGTGACGCTGATCCTTTTTTGACTAAAAAAGGGGATAGAATATATTTTATTTCTGAAAGACCAACCAGCCAAAATGATGAAAACACGGATTGGAATATCTGGTATGCTAATAATGAAAATGGTATGTGGGGAAAACCCAAGCCACTTCCTGAACCTATAAATTCAAAAGAATTTGATGAATATTTCTTCTCGATTTCAGATAAAGGAAATGCTTTTTTCTCATCTAACAGAGCTGATGGTCAAGGTTCTTTTGATATCTACACTGTAAAAGTATTAGATAATAATACGTTTTCGGAACCAAAGAATGTAGGACGACCATTAAGTACCGAAAAATATGAATTTGACCCTTATATTTCAAACGATGAAAGTTTTATAATTTTCTCAATCAACGAAAATGGTAATAGCAGTCTTTACTATAGTTATAGAAATAAAAAAAATAATTGGACAGAGCCTCAAAATTTGGGAGATCAAATTAACATCACAAATCAGGATTTTGCGCCATCACTTTCTAAAGACGGAAAATTTATTTTTTATTCAAATAATGGAAAATTAAAATGGGTTAGTTCTGAAATAATAAGGATCCCTAACTAG
- a CDS encoding DUF2459 domain-containing protein, which yields MKIVKKIFKWLLFILLIPISYLIISLILSAITINSKTSNNDLSKSVYLSTNGVHLDIILPKKDIDSMLLSGIKYENIEKYISFGWGDENFYINTPTWGDLTFNNAFKAMFLKSSTLIHITRYKQKHSDWVEIKVNEIELRKLNIYLLNTFEKDEKGMKILLKNKGYFSMDDFYKSKGSYSCFKTCNSWVNTGFKESGLKSSLWTPFDFGLLNKYQ from the coding sequence ATGAAGATTGTAAAAAAAATATTTAAATGGCTTTTATTTATTTTACTAATTCCAATTTCCTATTTAATAATATCATTGATTCTATCTGCTATAACAATCAACTCAAAAACAAGTAATAACGATTTAAGTAAATCTGTTTACTTAAGTACAAACGGAGTTCATTTAGATATTATATTACCAAAAAAAGATATAGATAGCATGCTCTTATCAGGCATCAAATATGAAAATATCGAAAAATACATATCATTCGGTTGGGGAGATGAAAACTTTTATATTAATACACCAACTTGGGGAGATTTGACTTTTAACAATGCATTCAAAGCAATGTTTTTGAAAAGTTCGACATTAATTCATATAACTCGATATAAACAAAAACATTCAGATTGGGTCGAAATAAAAGTAAATGAGATTGAATTGCGAAAATTGAATATTTATTTATTAAATACTTTTGAGAAAGATGAAAAAGGAATGAAAATTCTATTAAAAAATAAAGGGTATTTTTCTATGGATGATTTTTATAAGTCTAAAGGAAGTTACTCTTGTTTTAAGACTTGTAATAGCTGGGTAAATACTGGATTTAAAGAAAGTGGGTTAAAATCTTCTCTTTGGACGCCATTTGATTTTGGGCTTTTAAATAAATACCAATAA
- a CDS encoding type VI secretion system Vgr family protein — protein sequence MALQSKLDIYIGDTPITSFKKFSLRQKITEHHDFELICRTDVLEQLSGEMVSQTKNFLGESFVVQIKPLGFIGGYKELAFKGIVTSVNSTKGFQNSTGDSVVISGKSSSIIADDGPHYASHNDVPLSDILQKTFQGYDISMLALSFDPTKTDALHYSVQQNESSYEYATRLAAQYSEWFYYNGNTLVFGKTKYDTVPLSYGIDLQEFSLELAPKPNKYKYFTNDYLTDEQHEKSTAEVDTGVNGYNQFTNDKSESIFSKETAVYINSYDDAKLKQRLDTHVIQQKKATIVNQVIVKGKSDNPGVNLGDVVTIQDDMTGYGSFRIIKVTHTASENGKYYNEFEGITAELDVYPNTDMMAFPKSETQVATVMENVDPDGLSRIRVQFPWQKPYGELTPWLRVVSPHAGGEKGFHFIPEKGEEVLIGFEGGNAERPYVMGSMYTGTAQPGAFQSDANDIKAIQSRSGTKLVLDDKEGSTTITDQGTAGIKLDGNGLLISQANEKFEVNVGEESSTLVMDKDGKIDIVAKEIFQVVVGESSLILKKDGTIELKGKNITVIGDTIGLSGNDNISVISKNSQVYLDGNAKIIGSNVDIN from the coding sequence ATGGCACTTCAATCAAAATTAGATATCTACATCGGAGATACGCCTATTACTTCATTTAAGAAATTTTCTCTTCGACAAAAAATTACAGAACACCACGATTTTGAATTGATATGTAGGACAGATGTTTTAGAACAACTATCTGGTGAGATGGTATCTCAAACTAAGAACTTTTTAGGAGAATCCTTTGTAGTACAAATAAAACCATTAGGGTTTATAGGTGGTTATAAAGAATTAGCATTTAAAGGTATTGTAACTTCTGTAAATAGCACCAAGGGATTTCAAAACAGTACCGGCGACAGCGTTGTAATTTCTGGTAAAAGTAGTTCTATTATAGCAGATGATGGCCCACATTATGCATCGCATAACGATGTTCCTCTATCTGATATTTTACAGAAAACATTTCAGGGATATGACATTTCTATGTTAGCCCTTTCTTTTGATCCTACTAAAACAGATGCTTTACATTATAGCGTACAGCAAAATGAAAGCTCTTATGAATATGCAACTCGTCTTGCTGCCCAATATAGCGAATGGTTCTATTATAACGGGAATACATTAGTTTTTGGAAAGACTAAGTATGATACCGTTCCTTTATCTTATGGAATTGATTTACAAGAATTTTCTCTTGAATTGGCTCCAAAACCTAATAAGTATAAATACTTTACTAATGATTACTTAACTGATGAACAACACGAGAAATCAACAGCAGAAGTGGATACTGGTGTTAATGGATATAATCAGTTTACTAATGATAAAAGTGAAAGTATATTTTCTAAAGAAACTGCTGTTTATATTAACTCCTACGATGATGCTAAATTAAAGCAACGTCTCGATACACATGTAATACAACAGAAAAAAGCTACCATAGTAAATCAAGTAATCGTAAAGGGAAAAAGTGATAATCCTGGTGTTAACTTAGGAGATGTAGTTACGATACAAGACGATATGACAGGATATGGTTCATTTAGAATCATCAAAGTTACTCATACTGCCTCAGAAAATGGTAAATACTATAATGAATTCGAAGGAATTACAGCAGAGTTAGATGTATATCCCAATACAGATATGATGGCATTTCCTAAAAGTGAAACTCAGGTAGCTACTGTAATGGAAAATGTTGATCCAGATGGATTGAGTAGAATTCGTGTTCAGTTCCCTTGGCAAAAACCCTATGGAGAACTAACACCTTGGCTACGAGTCGTTTCTCCACATGCAGGTGGCGAAAAAGGATTTCATTTTATTCCTGAAAAAGGAGAAGAAGTTCTTATTGGTTTCGAAGGAGGAAATGCAGAACGACCATATGTAATGGGTAGTATGTATACTGGTACCGCACAACCGGGAGCTTTTCAGAGTGATGCAAATGATATCAAAGCAATTCAATCCAGAAGCGGCACGAAATTAGTATTAGATGACAAAGAAGGTTCTACAACCATAACGGATCAAGGAACTGCTGGTATAAAACTAGATGGGAACGGACTTTTAATATCACAAGCTAATGAAAAATTTGAAGTTAATGTTGGTGAGGAGTCTAGTACGCTTGTCATGGATAAAGACGGAAAAATTGACATTGTAGCAAAAGAAATATTCCAAGTCGTTGTTGGTGAAAGTTCTTTGATCTTAAAAAAAGATGGAACAATAGAACTTAAAGGTAAAAATATCACTGTAATCGGAGACACTATAGGATTATCAGGTAACGATAACATAAGTGTAATTTCTAAGAATAGTCAGGTTTATCTGGATGGAAATGCAAAGATTATTGGTTCTAATGTTGATATTAATTAA
- a CDS encoding PAAR-like protein, with protein sequence MSAKYIPNKTPVVCTYQTSPAPSELIVTRSAVTVMYKSKKEPLLTIADKNIQVAFACKIPMNLAGSLFAFGAGLLLGAALILSGPIGWAVIAVGAAVMAAGAVTYVVAKVSHTCTPNLEAGAWSLQHSTVKLDQSPAVTQMSIMTCGKSGILKPILDPGLAQKAAEEIAFGNSVEVGANMAISFLFGFGLVSAGAAGWGAVGKMFLTTAIGTPLISLATTAEKDIIRSNSLEDNKSYENLNEVEGLSYVPEWISDTGTIDPSDPENIGDVLSFQNWEEARRILTERGVAKENLPVYERLYRMPRSQRRAALRSLKKTNPEIARAIEKHGRTSLTKDQVQIERASNSETVRTGNRLAAAKKIESFSVVALILPFVSTWFTESARKELAIAASMDLISGQGTISAQSPI encoded by the coding sequence ATGAGTGCAAAATATATTCCTAATAAAACACCCGTTGTTTGTACATATCAAACTAGCCCAGCTCCTAGTGAACTAATAGTAACTAGAAGTGCCGTTACTGTAATGTATAAAAGTAAGAAAGAACCATTATTAACTATAGCGGATAAAAATATACAAGTAGCTTTTGCTTGCAAAATCCCTATGAATTTAGCAGGTTCGCTTTTTGCTTTTGGAGCTGGCTTATTATTGGGAGCTGCTTTGATTTTATCAGGACCAATAGGTTGGGCTGTCATAGCCGTTGGAGCTGCCGTTATGGCTGCTGGTGCAGTAACGTATGTCGTTGCAAAGGTATCACATACTTGTACTCCCAATCTAGAAGCTGGAGCCTGGTCTTTGCAACATAGTACTGTAAAATTAGACCAAAGTCCGGCAGTTACCCAAATGTCCATTATGACTTGTGGAAAATCAGGGATTTTAAAACCAATTCTTGATCCAGGTCTAGCTCAGAAAGCAGCCGAAGAAATTGCCTTTGGAAACTCTGTTGAGGTTGGTGCTAATATGGCAATTTCATTTTTGTTTGGTTTTGGTTTAGTTTCAGCTGGTGCTGCAGGATGGGGTGCAGTAGGTAAAATGTTTTTAACCACTGCTATAGGTACACCATTGATATCACTAGCAACAACAGCAGAAAAAGATATCATTAGATCTAATTCTTTAGAAGATAACAAAAGCTATGAAAATCTAAATGAAGTAGAAGGTCTTAGTTATGTGCCTGAATGGATAAGTGATACAGGAACTATAGATCCTAGTGACCCCGAAAACATTGGGGATGTATTAAGTTTTCAGAATTGGGAAGAGGCAAGAAGAATTTTAACAGAACGTGGAGTTGCAAAAGAGAACCTTCCTGTATATGAAAGATTATATAGAATGCCTCGTTCCCAAAGAAGAGCAGCACTTAGAAGTCTCAAAAAAACAAATCCTGAAATAGCAAGAGCAATAGAAAAACATGGAAGAACAAGCCTTACTAAAGATCAAGTACAAATAGAAAGAGCTAGTAATTCTGAAACAGTAAGAACAGGAAACAGACTAGCCGCAGCAAAAAAAATTGAATCATTTTCGGTAGTCGCTCTTATTCTCCCATTTGTTTCTACCTGGTTTACTGAAAGTGCTAGGAAAGAATTGGCAATTGCTGCTTCTATGGATTTAATAAGCGGACAAGGAACAATATCAGCACAATCACCTATTTAA
- a CDS encoding DUF4249 domain-containing protein: MKLFEKIMMSMRMKSVLFFFLSCMVLSNCVEPFDFETEDFESILVINATITNELKNQQLVLSRTYRFEEDGPLKEQNAEVKILDDHDNEYLFNETSPGIYTSIEAFNAELGKEYRLSIKTENGKSYISAVATLPQESVIDNLYPKRMFNDDDVEGVGILIDSFDPTGNSVYYRYEYEETYRIVASLWVPRDLRDVLIGSETLMIETIEYTPRPIEERVCYNTRVSNEIIITNTTTFTEDRVTEFPVKFINAEDISVADRYSILVRQYVQSREANQFYETLNRFSQSESLFSQVQSGFIAGNIISESNTGENVLGFFDVSSVSSKRIFFDRSDLISDLPQFSPGCDRIIPVLREEETIENYNIRLLGFIQAEEFRFFEEYRNSNPIDGFFAFVRRGCGDCTEFGQSIVPDFWID, encoded by the coding sequence ATGAAACTCTTTGAAAAAATAATGATGAGTATGCGTATGAAGAGCGTATTATTTTTCTTTCTTTCTTGTATGGTACTATCTAATTGTGTAGAACCTTTCGATTTTGAAACCGAAGATTTTGAGAGTATCCTGGTTATTAACGCTACTATAACTAATGAATTAAAAAATCAACAACTTGTATTATCAAGGACTTATAGATTTGAGGAAGACGGTCCACTTAAGGAGCAGAATGCAGAAGTTAAGATACTGGATGATCATGATAATGAATACCTCTTTAATGAAACTTCTCCCGGAATATATACTTCTATAGAAGCGTTTAATGCAGAATTAGGAAAAGAATATAGACTATCAATTAAGACAGAAAATGGAAAATCATATATTTCAGCTGTCGCTACATTACCACAAGAATCAGTTATTGATAATCTATATCCAAAACGAATGTTTAATGATGATGATGTGGAAGGTGTGGGTATATTAATTGATAGTTTCGACCCCACTGGTAATTCAGTTTACTATCGTTACGAGTATGAAGAGACATATAGGATTGTAGCTTCGTTATGGGTTCCCAGAGATTTGAGAGATGTTTTGATTGGTAGTGAAACTTTAATGATTGAGACTATAGAATATACTCCCAGGCCTATAGAAGAAAGAGTGTGTTATAATACAAGGGTATCTAATGAGATTATTATAACGAATACTACCACATTTACTGAAGACCGAGTTACAGAATTTCCTGTAAAGTTTATAAATGCTGAAGATATAAGTGTTGCTGATCGTTATAGTATTCTGGTTAGACAATATGTACAATCAAGAGAAGCGAATCAATTCTATGAAACATTAAATAGATTTTCTCAATCCGAAAGCTTATTCTCTCAGGTTCAATCTGGATTCATTGCAGGAAACATCATTTCAGAAAGTAATACTGGTGAGAATGTATTGGGGTTTTTTGATGTTTCTTCTGTATCGTCAAAACGTATTTTTTTTGATAGAAGCGACCTTATATCAGATCTTCCTCAATTTTCTCCAGGCTGTGATCGGATAATACCAGTGCTCAGAGAAGAAGAAACTATTGAAAATTATAATATACGATTACTAGGTTTTATACAAGCAGAAGAATTCAGGTTTTTTGAAGAATATCGCAATTCTAATCCAATAGACGGATTCTTTGCCTTTGTAAGACGTGGATGTGGTGACTGTACTGAATTTGGACAAAGTATTGTTCCAGATTTTTGGATAGATTAA